Genomic segment of Coffea arabica cultivar ET-39 chromosome 1e, Coffea Arabica ET-39 HiFi, whole genome shotgun sequence:
CTATTATCATGGGTATAAAGCAAAGTAGTACCAGTATTCTTCTCACATAAAACTCAAAAAATGTATATCTGTATTTCCCTCTAACAAAAAAGCTAGTCAAGTTATTCAGGTTCCCCAAAGAGCTATCTATCTAGCATAGCATGAAGAATTGTACAAGAAGAGAACATCAAAACCTAACCCACAATATAATGGTTTTTCAGTGTCTTTCAACAATCAAGATAAATTGCAATCCAGTGCGTACTCTCAAGTAGCGGCTGGATTCCCTTGTcaacgataaaaaaaaaagtaattaaagaaGCTCCATATGCTTCGTTCTAATTGGCTTTTACTTTGACAAAGTCAAGGGATTTCTTTCCTTCATGAGCATGTCCAACATGATTGCTCATGTACTCTTGAAACATAACTTCTCGGTAGACAGCTCCACCATCAACCTCTGCAACATGAGGGAGCGGACCTATCTTCTCAGTTGGCCTTGGGAGATTGAAAACTGGAATagaaattcttgattttttgcTTGTGGTACGCACTCCATGCTCAGCACTTTTGTACCTTCCATTGCTTAGGATCTAAGGTGCAgcaaaagataagaaggtaaaagtaccaaaaaaaaaatgttaagatTCGTAATCAAGATAGCAATCGAATCGTTGTTTGTTTTAGCCAACCTCCAAAAAGTCATTGAGTTGGGAAAATTTGCAAAAATGGATCTGGTTTTGATCAAGCAAATGAATTCCAGTTCAGTTTTACTACATATATGGCTACATATTGGTCGTCTTATAGTACTTCTGCtccaataacgaactaaaatttccatttttctaCATCTCAATGAAATTTAGAGCATAATAACAAGCAAACATACGAGCAATACTAAAATAGATAATTGTGCAAACGTATATGTTCGGTTGATCCAGGAAAGCAGCCAACTTAACCTAATTAGTTAACTGAACAGCAGATTTTTGTGAATTGTATTAATTTAAGGGCAAATTACAATTTACCCCCATgtggtttagtattttattaCATAATCtctctatggtttcaaaagctatacataaccctctcatgatttgaattaaagtgttaAAGTGACGGAATTTGCAATTCATAACGGAATCaactaaaatgtaaaaaatacccctatgtaaagtaaaaaattatttattaatcacaTGGGGGTTATGCACATAtattgaaaatcataatggGGTTGAATGATAAAACATTAAAGTATAAAGGGGTTATAtgacaaaatataaaattatacaAGGGCTAGAGTGTCAtacatattatgtttatatagtATGATCACTTAagccattttagtttttaaacaaaggtaatttcgacattttcttcGGTTCCGTTAAGGATAATCATTTccatcactttgacactttaatccaaattatgagggggttatatatagttttcaaaACTAGAGGAGGTTATGTAAAACTTAGAGCAAAGTATAATTTGCCCTTAATTTAACATGCTCAAAAGAAGTAATGAATATGGTCATTGAGTACGAACAAACCTGTAATGAATCCCCAGCATTAATAACTAAAGCACCTGGGATTGGCGGAATCTCCATCCACTCTTCCTTTCTGCCATCAAGTATTTCTTCTTCAAGCTTTACATATAAACCTCCAACATTATCTTGCAAAAGCACAGTCAAGATGCTCATATCAGAGTGGCGCCCCACACCAACAGTCAGTTCCGGATTTGGGCAAATTGGATAGAAGTTCATGTTGACTATCTTATTGCCAATTAGTGATTCCAGTCTAGAGTCATCAAGGGTCACCCCAAGATTTCCAATTAAGATTTCCAACAGCCTTCTCACCATCTTAGAAGATAACTTCAAGTATTCAAGTGCCTCTTCCCTGAGGAAATAATCCCAAGGCCAAAAGATATATAAGTACCCTTTAAATATAATTAACAGGGCGGCAAGTAATATTTAAAGAGTGACTATGGATAGACAGAGTATATGGTGAATCCTTTATTGAGAAACTAAAGTCATGCTGATACTACTAAAATTGGTAACATGTAAAATCCACCATTATAAGCCAGAGAGCCCTAGCATTTAAATTTATGTAACATCAATTCAAAGTGGATCTATAATTGATGACTTCTTAAAGTAATAATGTTTCAATTTGTAGTTCTTAGCaaggttttcaaaatctatcTGAATCCCACCCAAGCTAGTTTTGAGGTTTATACTTCTAAATTTAAGCACCATTTAGCTTGAAAgtatatttaacataaaaaagtgtacttttaacattattaaacctgttcattgaTCTTGATTCTACTATAATTCTATTCCTTGTGCTATAGGAATTtgaaaccccccccccccaccccaaaaaaaaaaaccaaaatttggGGTCGTAGCTCTCTCCCTAATTGGCTAATTGAGATAATCAAGAAAACTCACTTGCACACTTTAGGCCAATGCTGTTGTGCATCACCATCATTGGTGTAAACCATGCTAACAAAATCTTTCCATTCCAGAGCCTTTTCTTGCTCCGGTGCAAAGCTTGTGCCATACTTCACAAAGGGACTGGGACTGACCCTCTTCAGATAAACAGCTTTAGCATCTGCTGGCTGTGCAAAAAACCGCTGTGCAGCATTTTTCAGGGACTCCAGCAGGTCGAAAGACACACCATGGTTGATCACCTGAAAGAACCCTAGTGTCTCGGCAGCTCTAACAATGGCCTCGACCACTTGATCATGGTCGGGACCATCAAGCTTTGATAAATCAATTGGGACTGATGCGAAGTGATCTTTGGAGCTTTGGACAACTTTCTCAATTCGCTCAGATGGTGGTTGGATGAATCTTTCTGGTACTTTTGTAATTCCTGAATCCACCAGACCCTTGACTCCGTTGCCATCTTTCACAACAAAATCAAACAAAGAGTTGCCATCATCAAAAGTTGGTGCCATTTTCTTATGAAGGCTGTTTAAGAAGGTGGTGCACGGAATCTGATTAGTGGTAAATGAAATTGGGTCCCTTGTGACTTCCATTAAATAGGCAAGGTCCATATGGTGCTGTAAATTGATAGTGCGCTATTGAATAATTCAATATTTTACTGAGGAGAGCAAATTATTCAATATTTTAAGAAGTTCAATAGGCAAGGTCCATATGGTCCATATGCCTTTCTTCACTTACGAGTTTGAatttctgtttaatttgttcAGTTGTGTATAACTTTGATATAAATTAGTACAATTTTAGTGGAATCGTGAGTTTTACATCAATTTAGTATAACATTTACATTTATATTCAAATTATACACATTTATACTGAATGTTAAACCCATTACACAACTGGAGAGGCCCCGTTCCAAACTAAATTGTGattttttataaaagaaaatttatattttttcttaacatattttttaattatttttttatttcatgtatattaaattgttattttatatttttttaaaaaaatcctaaaaatagcAATACAATCAGGGCTAAAGGCgtgaaaaaaaattgtttgataTGATAGCTTAGAATTATTGGTGAAAACTGTTGGCTGATGTGATAGCTCGCAATTATTGGCAATTGGATACCGATGGAATAAATGGGCACGTGAGATTTACCAATCTGGGGACAAACAAGTGCCCTATCCCGACAatgcattattttgtttccttccaGTATGGCCAGCGTATAGAATTTTGCAACCAAGAAAGCAATGATGCCCTTCGAATAGAAGGAGGAGGACATTGTTGAtctttcattttcctgtaactAATATTCCATACGATTAACGCTATAACTATTACTCCTTAAATACTGCAGCATCCACAACATCTTTGTCTAAAGTATACCTGGTAATTGGACGCGTTTGACAGGTTTTGGATGGGTTTATATTATATTTTCATTTAAATGAATTATATTCAACTCGTCCAACTTTAAATTGGGTTGATTTTGGGTTGATTTATATTGAGTTATTTTAAACTCATGAtccaatatattaattaatacatGTTGATATATAAACTTTCGCACATGTATTTTAATACACAAAATAATTTTTCACACACATAAACATATTTTCACACACTTTCACACACACAAACATACACTCACTTCTTAAACTTCTTGGAAACACatcataaatagaataatattttatattgcttgtGTTGTGAGTTTTGGATAATAAACTGTACATTTAAATATATTAGCTAAAAAATTtgtttactttatattttttaatactaCTAATTGATTAAAGCTTATTTTCATCACAACTTATTTAACACTTTTACTATTCATATATGCTTTATTGTAAGTTTTAATATTCTGtgtatttaaattattgaat
This window contains:
- the LOC113699318 gene encoding scopoletin 8-hydroxylase-like produces the protein MAPTFDDGNSLFDFVVKDGNGVKGLVDSGITKVPERFIQPPSERIEKVVQSSKDHFASVPIDLSKLDGPDHDQVVEAIVRAAETLGFFQVINHGVSFDLLESLKNAAQRFFAQPADAKAVYLKRVSPSPFVKYGTSFAPEQEKALEWKDFVSMVYTNDGDAQQHWPKVCKEEALEYLKLSSKMVRRLLEILIGNLGVTLDDSRLESLIGNKIVNMNFYPICPNPELTVGVGRHSDMSILTVLLQDNVGGLYVKLEEEILDGRKEEWMEIPPIPGALVINAGDSLQILSNGRYKSAEHGVRTTSKKSRISIPVFNLPRPTEKIGPLPHVAEVDGGAVYREVMFQEYMSNHVGHAHEGKKSLDFVKVKAN